A window from Hemicordylus capensis ecotype Gifberg chromosome 2, rHemCap1.1.pri, whole genome shotgun sequence encodes these proteins:
- the PPP1R27 gene encoding protein phosphatase 1 regulatory subunit 27, whose translation MKYYYPASQSLPRYRRYRSLRTVRFPNDVVFQDHIRQGDLEQVGRFIRARKVTLDTIYPSGMAALHEAVLSGNLDCVKLLVKYGADIHQKDEDGWTPLHIACSDGHTDIARYLISLGAELDATNDEGEKPSDLIDPEYKDLVELFKATRMD comes from the exons ATGAAGTATTACTACCCAGCATCGCAGTCGCTGCCCAGGTACAGGAGGTATAGAAGCCTGAGGACTGTGCGTTTCCCCAACGACGTTGTCTTCCAGGACCACATTCGGCAGGGTGACCTGGAGCAGGTGGGACGTTTCATCCGCGCTAGGAAAGTCACCTTGGACACTATCTATCCTTCTG GTATGGCTGCGCTCCATGAAGCTGTGCTTTCTGGGAATCTTGACTGCGTCAAGCTCTTGGTTAAATATGGTGCCGACATCCATCAAAAAGATGAAGATGGCTGGACACCCTTGCACATAGCTTGCAGTGATGGGCATACTGACATTGCAAG GTACCTAATCTCTCTTGGAGCTGAGTTGGATGCCACCAATGATGAAGGGGAGAAGCCATCTGACCTTATTGATCCTGAGTACAAGGACCTTGTGGAGCTTTTCAAAGCAACCCGAATGGACTGA